The Caminicella sporogenes DSM 14501 region TATTGTTACTTTCCTTGCAAATTTAGTTAAGTATATTGCTTCTTCTACTGCTGAGTCCCCTCCTCCTATTACAAATACTTCTAAGTCTGTGAAAAAGTCTGCATCACATGTTGCACAGTATGATACTCCTTTTCCTGTCAATTCTGCTTCCCCGGGTACTCCCAGCTTTCTTGGTGTTGCTCCTGTTGCTATAATTACTGCTTTTGCTTTGTATTCTTCTTTTTCTCCTTTAACTTTCTTTATCTTTTCACTAAAATCTACTTCCACTACATTGTCTTTCTTTCTCTGTGCTCCAAATTCTTCTGCCTGCTTTACCATTCTTGCTATAAGACTTGGTCCTGTCGCATTTTCTATTGAACCTGGATAATTTGCTACTTCATTTGTTGTTACTATTTGTCCTCCTGCTTTATTTTTTTCTAATATCAATGTTTTCATCTTCGCCCTTGCTGCATACAATCCTGCTGCTAAACCTGCAGGTCCCGAACCTATAATTACTACATCGTAAATTTCACTCACCTTAATTCCTCCTTATAACTAAATAACTGAAATAGCAAGACTTCTATATTATACTAAAATTTAAAAACGTTTTCTAAAATACTCTGTTAATTTTGTAACTATTATATCATATAACAAGCGATTTTGTAAATACGATTATATAATAATCATGATTTAATTTTTAATTTTTTGTATTAAATATAATTAAACACTTTTTATTAGTTTCTTAAAATATTATACATATGATATAATTTATAATAAATATATATTTAATATAAATAATCTTTATAATAGTTGGTGATGTAAATGGATAAAAAACAAATTCAAAAAAAACGCATGATGGCATATTTTATACAAGCTGCAAATAAAATAATTGAAGAAGAAGGTATTGAAGCTGTAACCATTAGAAAAGTTGCTGATTTAGCAGGATATAATAGTGCCACCATATATAATTACTTTGAAAATCTTGACCACTTAATTTTTTTTACATGTATGAAATATTTAAGAGAATATGTTTTAAGTTTACCTCAGAATTTTAATAAAATGAAAAATTCAATAGATAAATATTTAGCTATTTGGAAAGCGTTTTGCTATCATTCTTTTAAAAATCCAAAAATATATTATAGAATATTTTTTAACAAATATAGTAATTCTTTAGATGATACTATTAAATTGTATTATGAAATTTTTCCAGAAGAACTTGGCAAACAATCATACGATTTATTACCCATGTTATTAGGTCAAAATATATATGATAGAAACATGTACATATTAGAATCTTGTTTTTTAGATGAAAACCTTACAAAAAAAGATATTGAAGAAATAAATGAAATACATATTCTGCTTTATCAAGCTATGCTTTTAAGAATTATAAATGAACAAATTGATTTTACAATTGAAGAAGCTATAAATCGCATATTACTGTATATGAAGCGAATTATGTTATCCTATACAAAATAATTTACATCTTCCTCTGAAAAAATATTCAGAGGTTTTTATTTTTGTTCGAATAATAATTATAAAGCAATGTAATAATCTAATAATAACCATTAAATTTTATAATGTTTATTGTTATTTAAATTATTTCTTTATGTGTTATAATATTTAAGGATTTTATCGAAATACTAATTGATAGGTGATTAAAGTGAATAAAAAAGAAATTCAGAGAAAACGTATGATGGGATATTTTATAGAAGCTGCAAATCAAATTATTGAAAACGAAGGAATAGATTTTGTTACTATTAGGAAGGTTGCAGATATAGCAGGATATAATAGTGCAACCCTATATAACTATTTTAAAGACCTTGAACACTTATTATTTTTTTCATCAATGAAATATTTAAAAGATTATGCTCTTAACCTTCCTAATTATATAAATGGAGCAAAAAATGCTCTAGATAAATTCTTGCGTATTTGGAAATGTTTTTGCTATAACTCTTTCAAAAAACCTAAAATATACTATAAAATTTTCTTCGATAAATACAGCAATACTTTAAATGATGCAGTTAAAGAATATTATTCTATATTTCCCGAAGAACTTGGAAATCAGCCACAGGAACTACTTACAATGCTTTTAGAAAAAAATATATATATGAGAGATATGGCTCTTCTTGAAGCCTGTGCAGAAGAAGGTTTTTTTAAAAAAGAAGATTTACCGATAATAAATGAAATGATATTATTAATTTATCAAGGAATGCTTCTACGTGTACTTAATAATCAAATTAACTGTACAATAGATGAAGCTGTTGAAAAAACTCTAAAATATATAAAGCAAACTTTAAAATCATTTAAAATCAAAAAATAAACAAATATATCTTTGAGATATTTTAAGCTGCAAATTGCAAATTTCATATTACAAACTTTAAAATTTTAATAATGAAAAATTTAAAGTCTTGGACTATTTAACTAATCCAAGACTTTAAATTTATTAACTGCTATTTAAAAAAGTTTACTATTATTTTTCTATTATAATTATAAATTTTAAAATAATCTATTAATTATAATAATATTATATTAGCTTCTTCACATTTTTCTATCATTTCTTCAGGCCATATTGCAGCTTGTACTTCTCCAATATGAGCTTTTTGAAGAAAGAACATACACATTCTTGACTGACCTATACCTCCACCAATTGTATAAGGCAATTTTCCTTCAAGTAAATCTCTATGAAATCTTAAATTTTTACGTTCTTCACATCCAGCAAGTTTTAACTGTTTTTCAAGAGATTCCTCTGAAACTCTAATTCCCATTGATGAAACTTCAAATGCAGTTTCAAGTACCGGATACCAGAATATAATATCTCCATTCAATTCCCAATCATCATAATCTGGTGCTCTACCGTCATGTTTAATTCCAGATTCAAGCTGATGACCTATTTTCATTATAAATACTGCACCTTTTTCCTTAGTTATAGCGTCTTCTCTCTGTTTAGGCGTTAATTCAGGATACATATCTTCTAGTTCTTGAGAAGTAATAAAAAATATCTCATCTGGAAGAACTCTATCAAGTTTTGGATACAACTTGCAAATATACTCCTCTGTTTCCTTAAACACTGTATAAATATCTTTAACAATACTCTTTAAAGTTTCTATATTTCTATCTTCCTTAGCTATTATTTTCTCCCAATCCCACTGATCAACATATATAGAATGAAGATTATCAAGCTCCTCATCTCTACGTATAGCATTCATATCTGTATATAATCCCTTACCTACTTCAAATCCATATTTAGCTAAAGCCATTCTCTTCCACTTTGCTAAAGACTGAACTATTTCTACATCTTTTCCTCCTATTCCTAAAACATCAAAACGTACAGGTCTTTCAACACCATTTAAGTTGTCATTCAATCCAGATTCAGGTATTACAAATAAAGGTGCAGATACTCTAGTAAGTTTAAGTTTTTTAGCTAATGCTTTCTCAAAATAATCTTTTATCTCTTTTATTCCTATTTCAGTTTCTAATAAACCCAATTTTGATTTATATCCTTTAGGTATTATTAAAGTCTTTTCCAAACATTTCATTTTATATTCCTCCTCTAATTTCCTATTCAATTACTGCTTAACAGCTTCTTTGATTTGCATATTTTAAAAACCATATAAGAAAACTTCTATAAATTCATTTTTTTGATATTCATAAATTTACAAATATAATTCTTAATATCTTTTAGTCCGGACTAATTTAACAAAATCTTATAAATAAAAAAACCTTTCATCCCACATTAGGGACGAAAGGCATATCTTCCGCGGTACCACCCTCATTAGCCAAATTAAGCTCTCTCTTATCAGTACGGAGCAATGTACATTACTCGATACTGTCCAATTTGATAACGGATTGGCTCCGTCTAAGCCTACTCTCTTAAAAGATTTCGGTTAGAAACTCCGAGATGTTCTTCAGTATAGACTTTGTACTGGTCTCCCACCATCACCAGCTCGCTGAAACTCCATCTTATACCTACTCTTCTCTTCACTGTCTTTTATTCACTATAAAGTTGTTAACTTATTGTAATAAATTATAAATGCATATAATACTATTGTCAATAGTTTTTGCATAATTATTTATAAAAATACGCAAAAATTATATTTCATAACAATTTACAAGTCATACAAAAAATAGATTTCGCTTTGTAAGTAAGCAGTTTTAACCTATTTTTTGCATCCACAAATATTCGATATTTTAATATCCATAGTAAAATTAGTTTTTTTATCCATCTTATCATAAATTTCTTTAACCATATCAAATATCTTTTCTTTACTTCCTCTTATTGTAGTTGATAAAATGCCAACATTATATTCTAAATCATAACATTTTATTATCTCAATTACTTCTTTCACCTCATCAATATAATTTTTGCTCATTATTGGAATGAATGATATTTCACAAGAAGCTATTTTATCCATAGAGCACATATAAAACCACCCTTTTCCGTTTTAGAAAGTTTCTTTTCATTTTCAATTGTTATTTCATTTTCTTTTGCATAAGGTGAAATAAATAAACACTGCCCAGTTTTAATTAATTTTTCAGGCTTTAATTTTTTTAAATCATCTAAAGTTTTAAAATCAGCATATTTAAAAACTGAATTTTTTTGAAATTCTTCGCTAAGATAAAGCTTTCCCCATTTACTATCTTTATTAATCGTTCCTATCATAATCTGTGATTTTTTCTTAACAACTCTGAATATTTCTTCAATGGCTCTTTCAGGTTCTTTTATAAACTCAAAAGCTGCCATAGAAAAAGCTCCATCAAAATAATCATCTTCAAATCTTAAATTATAAACATCCATATTATAAAATTCTATATCCAATCCTTCTTTTTTAGCTTTTTTCCTAGCTATTTTAAGCATTTCATCTGAAATATCAATTCCAATGACTTTACATCCCATTTTAGCAAGTTTTATACTAAAATTTCCCGTTCCACAGCCTATATCTAATATTTTCATACCTCTTTTAGGCTTGAATAGCTTAAAAGCTAAATCAGTTTCAACCATATCAATAAAACTACCAAACTTAGTTTTATACCAACTATCATATGAATTAGCTTCTTTATCAAAGACAGCCATAAAAACACCTTCTTTTCTTTATAAAATACTAAGTATATGTTTTTTTATGTCATTAAATTCTGAAGAAACTAATATTTCACTTTTCCTGGATTTAGGTAAATTTACATTTATTTCTTCTTTTATACTTGCTGGTCTATCAGATAATATATATATTCTATCAGATAAAAAAATAGCTTCTTCTATATCATGAGTAATAAAAAGTATAGAAGCATTTAAATTTTTTATGACTTCCAAAAGCCAATACTGCATTTTTTTCTTTGTAATGGCATCAAGTCCTCCAAATGGCTCATCTAATAAGATTATATCCTTGGAAAACATATAAGTTCTCATAAGAGCAGCTCTTTGCCTCATTCCACCAGAAAGCTGAAAGGGATATTTCATTTCAAACCCTTCCAGCCCAAATATTTTAAAATATTTTTTTACTCTTTCTCTAGCTTCTTTTTTCTTTACACCTTCAATAATCAAAGGCAATGCTACATTGTCTATTATCTTTTTCCAAGGCAATAATAAATCTTTTTGATACATATAGCTTACCCTGCCTGTTTTACCAGTAAAATCTTGATTATCTATTATTACATTTCCATTATCCGGCTTGATTAACCCTGCAATTATATTAAATATAGTAGTTTTTCCACTTCCACTTGGTCCTAACAAGGAAACAAATTCATTTTCCTTTAATTCTAAAGAAACATTATCTACTACTAACAAATCTTCAAATCTTTTACTTATACCTTTAACTTCAAGTTTATTTTTCTGGTAAAAACTCATTTGTAAACGCCTCTTTTGCATCAAACTTACTTTCTAACAAGCCGTTTTTATACATCCAATCTCCAAACCTTTCCCAAACTTCAAGTTTCATTTCTCCCCATCTATCAACACCTTTTTTATATTCTCCTGCAAGATATTTTTGACTAGCAACAGCTATTTTTCTATCAGTTTCCGGAGCATATTTCAATAAATATTCTACTGACTCATCTGGATTTTCTATTGCAAATTCATAGCCTTTTGAAACAGCTCTTAGAAATTTCTTAATCATCTCTGGATTATCATTTATTAATTTTTCATTTGTAATAATTACAGGTGTATAAAAATCAAGTTGTGGGTCTACATCTTGCAGTTTTATAAAGTTTATTGGAAAATTCTTAACTTCTGCTGCTATACCGTCCCAACCGTAAAATATCCATTGAAAATCCACATCTTTAGTCACACTTGTAAAAAAATCATAACTAGCAATATCTAATATCTCAAGCTTATTAAAATCTGCACCTTCTTTTTCCATAAGCGTCTTTAAAAATGCCCTCTCTAAATCTGTTCCCCAGCTTCCATACTTTTTACCTTCAAAATCTTTAGGAGTTTTTATTCCTTTTTCTACAGGTGATGCAAATCCAGAAGTATTATGCTGAATAATAGCTGCAATTGCTTTTATTGGTATAGGATTTTTTGCACATCTTGCCATAGTAACTTGCTCTTGAAAACTTATACCAAAATCACCCTTACCTGCACCCACTAAAGCATTTACATCACCTTCTTGCGGCTGAATGATTTCAACTTCTAAACCTTCTTGAGCAAAATAGCCCTTTTCTAAAGCGGTATAGATTCCAGTATGATTTGTATTTGGAAGCCAATCAAGTATAAGTGTAACTTTTTCCAATTTTTTAGCTTCATCCAATGTTCCTGATTCATCATTTTTTTGACTTTTGCAACCTGCTAAACTTCCTATTAAAATAATCAGAATTAAAAAACATAAACCTAACTTTTTCATTTAATTAACCTCCTCATCTATTTTCTTTAGACCACGGCATAAATAAATATTGTAGTACTGAAACTAGCTTAAATATTGTTATACTGAGAAGTACTATTAAAAAAATAACAGCAAATACTTTATCAATTAAAAACGATTTCTTTGCCCTTAATAAATATAACCCAAGTCCTGCTTTTCCACCCATCCACTCCCCTATCACTGCACCCATGATACTATAAGTTGCAGCAACTTTTAGTCCTGAAAAAAAGCTTACCATTGAAGCTGGAAATTTTACTATCTTAAATATTTTTAATTTTGACGCTCCCATAGACTTAATCAAATTAATAAGGTCATCGTCTACTGATTCTAGTCCTTCAAGTAAACTGACTACTATTGGAAAAAAACAAACTAATGCTACAACTATTACTTTTGGAAACATGCCAAATCCAAACCACATAGCAAAAAGTGGTGCTAAAACTATTATAGGCACAGTTTGTGATAATATTAAAATCGGATAAACAGCATCTTTAATAATTTTTACACTATCCATAACTACTGCCAAAATAATCGCAAATATCACTGCTATTCCCAATCCATATACTGCTTCTTGTATGGTTATAATTATATGCTCTTTAATTTCCGGTAATATATTAAAAAATGTAATAATTACATCTTTAGGAAGCGGAAGTATATATGGCTTTATATATCCACTTGCTACAGCAATCTGCCAAATACTTATTAAAATAACTATAAATACTATGGGTGCTAATCTATTTCCTATACTTTCCAATTTTTTCATCCATAGTCACGCCTTCTGGTTTGTAATCTATCTTAACTATTGATAAAACTCTTGTTGCTCCTTCTTTTATACATATTTCCTGAGCTTTTTTTACTATTTCTAAAAGTTCATCAATCTCTCCTTCCATAGTAGTTTCCATAGGTCCAACCTCATATTTAACTCCACAAGAATCTATGTAGCTTATAACCTTATCTACAACATCATAAATTTTTTCATCAGGAACTCTAGGTAAAACCTGTAAACTTACATTAATAACAGACATAAATCATCCTCCTTTTCAAATGTTAAAAACCCTTTATCCTGAACTGGATAAAGGGTTTATTACTGTCAATAAAAACTTTGGACAATATTTTCCCTTCGCTGGCATTACCCAGTTCAGGTTATATGGGTCGAAGCAACACAGCTTCCTCTCAGCCGGATTAATCCAGCTCCCCATTTTAGTTTTTTACGTCAATTACATTTTTACATAAAAACATAAAATAGTCAATTTGAAATTAGAAATATAAAACTTATTTGCTTATTTTATAAAAATTTTTTAATTCTTTATTTCAATGTTCTATCACAAATTATAAAAAATATCTTATTCATATTTAAACTTTTAAAATAAAGTGATAGAATATCTATAAGAAATATGGACTACTTGAACGGATTTAAAAAACAAAATTAATCGTTATTGAAAGGAGGTTTTATAAGAAAATGAACAATATCGAAAATCTATTACATCAAATTTTAGAAAATCAAAAACTCATGCAATCTGAAATTAGTGACATTAAATCTGACATCAGCGGCATGAAATCTGAAATTAACAACATCAACTCTGATATTAGCAGTATGAAGTCTGAAATTAACAACATTAACTCTGATATTAGTAGCATAAAATCTGAAATTAACAGTATCAATTCTGATATTAACGGCATGAAATCTGAAATTAATAATATTAAATCTGATATCAGTAGTATGAAATCTGAAATAAATAATATCAAATCTGACATAAATGAAATAAAGTCCGAAATCAAAACCGTAAATAAAAAGATAGATACATTATTTGATAAAGTAGGTGAAAATGCCGAAGAAATTATTAAAATAAACTCTAAACTAAATGTAATAATTGAAGATATGGATTTTATCAAGCATAAAACATTTGAAAATGAAGAATTTATATTTAGATTAAAGAAAAATCTCTTAATAGTTAAATAATTTCTAATTATTGAAAAATATTTGTAATTATGGTATAATTTTTCTTGTTAAAAATTCAATATTTTACATCTAGGGGAGCCTATAATGATAGGCTGAGAAAGAGATGTTATCTCTGACCCTCATAACCTGATGTGGTTAGTACCACCGTAGGGAAGATTGATAAAGTATATTAATTATCACAAATTCTCTAGGGATTTGTGATTTTTTATTACTTTATTAATTACAGTTATGAGGGAGCAAATATATGCTCCTTTTTTTATTACTTAAAAACTCTAAAACTGAAAGGAGGGAAATGGATTGATTGTCAATGGTATAAAAATGAACTTTAAAAACGGAATAACTGTATTGCAGCTCCTCACTAAACTAAATCTTGACAAAGATAAAGTAGTTGTAGAAGTTAATCGTAAAATTTTAGACAAAAAACAGTACTCAGATTATTTGCTTAATGAAAATGACAGGATAGAGATAATTAATCTCGTAGGTGGAGGTTAAAATGCAAATTTTTATAAATGAACAAAAAATCAAAGTAAAAGAAAATACTACAGCCTTTGATATTAAAAATCAATTCAAAAAAAATGCAGATATAATTATTCTAAATGGCTTTATTATTAAAAATAATATAACTTTAAAAGAAAATGACAGGTTGACTTTAATAAAAAAAGGTGAAATACCTTCCAAAAAAGAATTAGAAAATCTCATGCTTGCAAGACATACTCCCGGTGTTCACAAAAAAGTAAAAAACGCTATAGTTGGAATTGCAGGTTTAGGTGGTCTTGGCTCAAATGTTGCAGTTTCATTAGCAAGAATAGGCGTAGGAAACCTTTTATTAGTTGACTTTGACATTGTAGAACCTAGCAACTTAAACAGACAAGCATACTTTATAAGCCATATCGGAATGCCTAAAACAGATGCTTTAAAAGATTTAATTTCAAAAATTAATCCATTTATAAATGTTAAAACAAAAAATATATATTTAAATGAAAATAATATTGAAAACACATTTTATAATTGTCAAATCATAGTCGAAGCATTTGACAAACCAAAATCTAAAGCTACATTGATAAATACAGTTCTTAAAAATATGCCTGATAAAATCATAGTTGCTGCATCTGGAGTAGCAGGCTATTTTTCAAACAATACAATAATCACTAAAAAAATCAGAAAAAACTTTTATTTAATTGGCGATGGTATATCTGAAGCTAAACCCGGCTGTGGTCTCATGGCTCCTAGAGTTTCCATAGCCGCTAACCATCAAGCCAATACTGTTTTAAGAATCATTATGGGTGAAAAGGATGTGTAAAATATGGATGATAAACTAATTATTGGTGGGATGGAGCTTGAAAATAGACTTTTCATAGGTACAGGCAAATTCCCAAATAAAAAAATAATTCCTGAAGTTGTAAAAAAATCTGGTTCAAAAGTAATTACAATGGCTTTAAGAAGAGTTGACTTAAATTCAAAACAAGAAAATATTTTAGACTATATTCCAAAAGACTGCATACTCCTTCCAAATACTTCTGGAGCTAGAAATGCTGAAGAAGCAGTTAGAATTGCAAAACTTGCAAGAGCTATGGGATGTGGAAACTGGATAAAAATTGAAGTCATTTCTGACAATAAATATCTACTTCCAGACAATTATGAAACTATAAAAGCTACTGAAATGCTAGCCAAAGAAGGTTTTATAGTTCTTCCTTATATGAATCCTGATTTAATGGTTGCAAAAAGTCTTGTCAATGCCGGAGCAGCTGCAGTTATGCCTCTAGGTGCTCCAATTGGAACAAATAGAGGACTTCAAACTAAAGAACTTATTCGCATATTGATAGAAGAAATAGACATTCCAATCATAGTAGATGCTGGAATAGGTAAGCCTTCTCATGCCGCACAAGCCATGGAAATGGGAGCAGCTGCAGTATTAGTCAATACTGCTATTGCCACTGCCAAAGACCCTGTAAAAATGGCCCATGCTTTTAACTTAAGTGTAAAAGCCGGAAGACTTGCCTACATATCTAAAATTGCACCAGAAAAAAAATATGCTGAAGCATCTTCTCCATTAACTGGATTTTTAAATGAATAAAAAAGGTGTGGTCATATGAGTTTTTATTATGAATATATAAAATACAATAACTTTGATTTTGAAAATTTTTTTAAACACGTAACAGATTCAGATATTTTAAAAATAATTGATAAAGATAAACTCGATAAATACGATTTTTTAACTCTCTTATCTCCTACAGCTCAAAAATTCATTGAAAAAATAGCTCAAAAATCACATAAATTAACTATTCAGCACTTTGGAAAAACTATACTTTTATATACACCTATGTATCTAGCAAATTTTTGTGTAAATAAATGCTCATACTGTGGATTTAATGTAAGCAATAAAATAACCAGAAAAAAATTATCAACAGAAGAAATAGAAACTGAAGCTAAAGCTATTTCTTCAACAGGTCTTAGACACATTTTAATCTTAACAGGTGAATCAAGAACACATACCCCACCATCTTATATAATTAATGCAGTAAACATCCTAAAAAAATATTTTGACTCTATTTCAATTGAAATATATCCCTTGACTGAAAAAGAATACAAAGAAGTTATAGACAATGGTGTTGATGGATTGACTATATATCAAGAAGTCTATGATGAAAATATCTATGATAAAGTTCATGTTTCAGGACCTAAGAAAAACTACAGATTTAGATTAGACGCTCCTGAAAGAGCATGCAAATCTAAAATAAGAAATGTAAACATTGGTGCACTATTAGGACTAAATGATTGGAGAAAAGAAGCCTTTTTTACAGGTCTTCATGCTAAATATCTGTATGATAAATATTCTGATGTAGAAATTAGCATATCTTTACCAAGAATTAGACCTCATATAGGAAATTTCAATGATATTTACGAAGTAGATGATAAATCATTAGTTCAAATTTTGCTGGCTTTTAGACTATTTATTCCTCGCATTGGAATAAATATATCTACACGTGAACCTCAAAACCTAAGAGATAACCTCATTCCACTAGGAGTTACCAAAATGTCTGCTGGCGTTTCTACAAAAGTCGGAGGACATTCTTCAACTGATAAAACAGAAAGTCAATTCGATATTTCTGACAAACGCAGTGTAAAAGAAATGATGAATGTAATATCTGCAAGGGGATACCAGCCGGTACTAAAAGACTGGATTCACTTCTAATCAAGAGGTGTAAATATGAATAAAATTTACAGAATAATTGATGCAAATATAAATAGAGTTTCTGAAGGTTTAAGAGTTCTAGAAGATATTGCAAGATTTATATATGATAACTCAAATCTATCTAGTACGCTTAGAGAAATAAGACACAGCGTCAGAAAATCATTTAATGATTCTAACTTATTATATTACAGAAATTCTATCAATGACTGTGGCTTAAAAATCTCTCAAAATACTATTATTGATAAAAAAGAAACTTTAGAAAATCTCATCTATGCAAACTTTAAAAGAGTCGAAGAAGGATTAAGAAGCATAGAAGAAAATTTGAAAATTTTAGGCAAATACTCTGAATCAAAAAAATATGAATTTTTAAGATTTAAAACATATGAATTGGAAAAATCTTTTTTAATCAAAAAATTTTTTCCACACACCGATATTTATGGAATACTGTGCGAAAATTTATCTTTAGGCAGAAATAATATACAAATAGCAAAAGAAATGATTAAAGCTGGAATAAAAATAATCCAATACAGAGAAAAACACAAAAGTAAATTAGAAAAATATAAAGAATGTAAAATAATTCGCACTCTAACTAAAAACAATGATGTATTTTTCATTGTCAATGATGATGTAGATATAGCTCTATCTGTAAAAGCAGATGGAATACATATAGGACAAGAAGACATGCCTATAAAAGAAGTAAAAAAATTAGCTCCAAATATGATTATAGGCTTATCAACACATAATGAAAATCAAGCTAAAAAGGCAGTAAAAAATGGAGCTGATTACATAGGTGTAGGTCCTATTTTCAAAACAAACACTAAAAAAAATATTGAAAAATCTGAAGGACTAAATTATCTAAAATGGGTTAGTGAAAACATATCTATTCCATATGTTGCTATAGGCGGCATAAAAGAATCTAATATACTTGAAGTCAAAAAAAATGGCGGTAGATGTTTTGCAATGATTTCCGAAATAGTCAGTGCTAAAAACATAGCTGAAAAAGTTAAAAACATTAGAAAGATACTAAGTTAAGAATTAAGAATTTAAAATGCTCCTAAAGATTGACCTTAGGCTGAAAAATAAGAGCTAACCTATAACTTAAAACATTAAGCTTAAAATATAAAGAAAGGATGTTTAATATGAATTATACAACTCAAATGGATGCCGCTAAAAAAGGTATCATTACAAAAG contains the following coding sequences:
- a CDS encoding NAD(P)/FAD-dependent oxidoreductase, which translates into the protein MSEIYDVVIIGSGPAGLAAGLYAARAKMKTLILEKNKAGGQIVTTNEVANYPGSIENATGPSLIARMVKQAEEFGAQRKKDNVVEVDFSEKIKKVKGEKEEYKAKAVIIATGATPRKLGVPGEAELTGKGVSYCATCDADFFTDLEVFVIGGGDSAVEEAIYLTKFARKVTI
- a CDS encoding TetR/AcrR family transcriptional regulator; its protein translation is MDKKQIQKKRMMAYFIQAANKIIEEEGIEAVTIRKVADLAGYNSATIYNYFENLDHLIFFTCMKYLREYVLSLPQNFNKMKNSIDKYLAIWKAFCYHSFKNPKIYYRIFFNKYSNSLDDTIKLYYEIFPEELGKQSYDLLPMLLGQNIYDRNMYILESCFLDENLTKKDIEEINEIHILLYQAMLLRIINEQIDFTIEEAINRILLYMKRIMLSYTK
- a CDS encoding TetR/AcrR family transcriptional regulator, which codes for MNKKEIQRKRMMGYFIEAANQIIENEGIDFVTIRKVADIAGYNSATLYNYFKDLEHLLFFSSMKYLKDYALNLPNYINGAKNALDKFLRIWKCFCYNSFKKPKIYYKIFFDKYSNTLNDAVKEYYSIFPEELGNQPQELLTMLLEKNIYMRDMALLEACAEEGFFKKEDLPIINEMILLIYQGMLLRVLNNQINCTIDEAVEKTLKYIKQTLKSFKIKK
- the asnA gene encoding aspartate--ammonia ligase, whose product is MKCLEKTLIIPKGYKSKLGLLETEIGIKEIKDYFEKALAKKLKLTRVSAPLFVIPESGLNDNLNGVERPVRFDVLGIGGKDVEIVQSLAKWKRMALAKYGFEVGKGLYTDMNAIRRDEELDNLHSIYVDQWDWEKIIAKEDRNIETLKSIVKDIYTVFKETEEYICKLYPKLDRVLPDEIFFITSQELEDMYPELTPKQREDAITKEKGAVFIMKIGHQLESGIKHDGRAPDYDDWELNGDIIFWYPVLETAFEVSSMGIRVSEESLEKQLKLAGCEERKNLRFHRDLLEGKLPYTIGGGIGQSRMCMFFLQKAHIGEVQAAIWPEEMIEKCEEANIILL
- a CDS encoding YkoF family thiamine/hydroxymethylpyrimidine-binding protein, producing MDKIASCEISFIPIMSKNYIDEVKEVIEIIKCYDLEYNVGILSTTIRGSKEKIFDMVKEIYDKMDKKTNFTMDIKISNICGCKK
- a CDS encoding class I SAM-dependent methyltransferase, which codes for MAVFDKEANSYDSWYKTKFGSFIDMVETDLAFKLFKPKRGMKILDIGCGTGNFSIKLAKMGCKVIGIDISDEMLKIARKKAKKEGLDIEFYNMDVYNLRFEDDYFDGAFSMAAFEFIKEPERAIEEIFRVVKKKSQIMIGTINKDSKWGKLYLSEEFQKNSVFKYADFKTLDDLKKLKPEKLIKTGQCLFISPYAKENEITIENEKKLSKTEKGGFICALWIK
- a CDS encoding ABC transporter ATP-binding protein; translation: MSFYQKNKLEVKGISKRFEDLLVVDNVSLELKENEFVSLLGPSGSGKTTIFNIIAGLIKPDNGNVIIDNQDFTGKTGRVSYMYQKDLLLPWKKIIDNVALPLIIEGVKKKEARERVKKYFKIFGLEGFEMKYPFQLSGGMRQRAALMRTYMFSKDIILLDEPFGGLDAITKKKMQYWLLEVIKNLNASILFITHDIEEAIFLSDRIYILSDRPASIKEEINVNLPKSRKSEILVSSEFNDIKKHILSIL
- a CDS encoding ABC transporter substrate-binding protein, which gives rise to MKKLGLCFLILIILIGSLAGCKSQKNDESGTLDEAKKLEKVTLILDWLPNTNHTGIYTALEKGYFAQEGLEVEIIQPQEGDVNALVGAGKGDFGISFQEQVTMARCAKNPIPIKAIAAIIQHNTSGFASPVEKGIKTPKDFEGKKYGSWGTDLERAFLKTLMEKEGADFNKLEILDIASYDFFTSVTKDVDFQWIFYGWDGIAAEVKNFPINFIKLQDVDPQLDFYTPVIITNEKLINDNPEMIKKFLRAVSKGYEFAIENPDESVEYLLKYAPETDRKIAVASQKYLAGEYKKGVDRWGEMKLEVWERFGDWMYKNGLLESKFDAKEAFTNEFLPEK
- a CDS encoding ABC transporter permease yields the protein MKKLESIGNRLAPIVFIVILISIWQIAVASGYIKPYILPLPKDVIITFFNILPEIKEHIIITIQEAVYGLGIAVIFAIILAVVMDSVKIIKDAVYPILILSQTVPIIVLAPLFAMWFGFGMFPKVIVVALVCFFPIVVSLLEGLESVDDDLINLIKSMGASKLKIFKIVKFPASMVSFFSGLKVAATYSIMGAVIGEWMGGKAGLGLYLLRAKKSFLIDKVFAVIFLIVLLSITIFKLVSVLQYLFMPWSKENR
- a CDS encoding thiamine-binding protein — protein: MSVINVSLQVLPRVPDEKIYDVVDKVISYIDSCGVKYEVGPMETTMEGEIDELLEIVKKAQEICIKEGATRVLSIVKIDYKPEGVTMDEKIGKYRK